Below is a window of Dromiciops gliroides isolate mDroGli1 chromosome 5, mDroGli1.pri, whole genome shotgun sequence DNA.
AATCtgcccatattacagatgaagaagctgtgATCTTAAGAAATGAAGAACTTTGCCAagatcaaaaaaaattaagaacagaGGCTGAAACTAGGTCTTCTAATTTCCAGTGCACATCTTTTCAGACATgacagctacacacacacacacacacacacacacacacacacacacacacacacacacggcaggAGGAACTGTACAGAGGACCACAGCCAGGACACATTTGAGACATTAAGGGGTAAACCTCAAGCAGACTGACagagtgatttagaacattttttatatgactacattTAGTTTAGATCTCTTCACTGAAacactacctgttcatatcctttgatcacttatcaatttgggaatgattcATATTGTTATACATttcacaaagttctttatatgtttgagatATGAAACTTTTGTCTGAGAAACTGTATATAAACTTTTCTCCTAGTGTTAAAGTTGTTATGCCCTATTATAAGGTcaggagtttttttttaagtatcatgTACCactgcggggggtgggggggaggtatattcctttctattcccattcaattctcTCTAGATACCCATGAAATCTATCTTATCTaagataatacatacatacatatatatatatatatgtatatatgtatatacataaaatgcAAAGATGTTCAATGGGtgtgaaaaagaggaaatataatgAGGAACAcattaaatttgatttttcatttcttttgggtTGGATTTATCCactttggagaaggaaaggttATAGTCCCCCAAtattatagtattactatctatttttacctgtaattcatttaactttttccctaaaaatttagatgctatcaCATTTGGTGCACGTgggtttaatattgatattatttcattttctactgTACCTTTTATCATAGTGTAGtttctctgtttatctttttaattaaatatattttacattaattttatctgagatcatgattgctacccctgcttttttttacctCAGCTGAAGTATAAATTCTACTCTAGCCCcgtattttaactctgtgtatatttcccatttttaaatgtgtttcatcTAAACAGCTTATTGTcatattctgatttttaatccattctcctatctgtttctgttttatgagcaagttcatcccattcacattcaaagttatgattattaattgtctatttttccatcctatttttcctattATCCTACTCACTCTCTTTTTCGCTATCCCTCCTCACATATTTGATTTACTTCTAACCACTAACCCTAATCCAcaccaaaaatgtatgttttagaAGTATAACTTGATTTCTGCCTATCTCTCTTGaataaaatggtaaacaattGATAGTGggtctagatttttttaaattaattattctgACTAAATTATCTAATATACTTGTAAGTTTTGGGGGCATTCTGAATGATGCCAAATGTGTTTGTCTATGTTATAAAGTACCAGACTCTAttcttattaacttttttttttgtgggtcaacgagggttaagtgacttgcccagggtcacacagccagtaactgtcaattgtctgaggccagatttgaacttaggtcctcctgaatccagggcccatgctttatccactgtgccacctagttgcccccttattAACTTTTAATACCTAAGACAACATCTAAAATATTTCcaatcattcatttttctccatctctgcaAATTACACAAGAGAACCAATTGATTTGTTTTCCATCAAAGTAACATATCCTCATCCATTTCACAATCATGTAGATAGCTTATGAATATCATTGAAATTTAAAAGTTACAAACATCAGTGGTATCATATAATtgtaaaacataattttataCTCTTTCTATATTAACTAGTTAGACATCATAATACATAATACAAGACATTGTCATTAGAAATGGTATCcccaaatatatatttaacaatTACATTGGCAGAgggaaaaattaatttctctacAGTAGCATGGTTCTTCAGAAATTTTATGCTTATAGTCAATCCTGTTAAATATATAGCAATACTATACCAGTACAATTTATGTATGTTTACATTTCTCATagtgagggaaaggaataaatgcacacatgtgtgcatatgtatatacatgtgtgtgtgcatataaatgtatgtgtgtatgtactatGTGACAGGAATTGTACTAATaactttataactattatctcatttgatcctcacaacaaccccaacaGGGAAGttctattttatccccattttatacttgaagaaCCTGAGACAAACTaggccagggtcaaacagccagacACATCACAAGTATATGAgaatgggtttgaactcaggtcttcctgatttcaagactGGAACTGTATCCAATACACCATCAGTTAACAAACAAAGTGACTGTTTTGCAATAATAGACAAGCATCAAGACTGTCCCCCCACAGATAAACACTACCATTACTGGAATACAATGACTCTAGAAGATATGACTACTAATGAAtcaatagaagaaaaacaaatagctgtttacaatataaaatatttctctttctcctaattAATGACAAGTGCAGAATTAAATGACCAATATACTTAAAGTTAATATATTGCACATATATTGCATCACATAAAGTGCATATATTGCTTCATTTGTAACAATGTTTTTACATAAAATAATGAACCTCTTCaaatgtcccttttttttttccttttctaccacTAACTCACTAGCAACATACTCAAAGAAACTCTATTGAACAAGTGCCTGGTGCTCCCCagcaggttattttttttaaaacctaccAGATATAATGGTCATATAAGCAGAGAATAAATTTAAATAGGGGAACAACCTTAATACTGAAATAAAAGGAGATATAATATTTGTTTCTGTGGAATGCTGTGAATCTCCATGATGATTTCAAAATGGCTTATGTTACATATGGCCAGTAATCAAGATTTTCAAAGAACCTGACATTCATACTGCAAGAACTCAAATGTTTGTAACATTTTGATCATATGATTATGCAATTGCCAGAATACCAGGGCAAAAAGGGGGAAGTACTACAGTgtagtaaagaaaatgaaaatgagggaAAATGCATGAGTTTAACCACATGTTGGGAATCAATATGGACTCAAATACTCAACCCTTGCAGtaatttggaaacaatttgataaTCAATTAAGAATCACTGAGAACACGTTTCACTTAGTCAGAAGCATAGTTTGATACAATCACTGCATGAACTCCAAAATTGCTACATACATAGTGATTACTGTTTTGAATCAGtgcagaaacaaaactataatCTTTCAAACTTGCATGTGCTTGTTAACACAGGGggaaattttatttagaaaataatcagaggggcagctaggtgttgcagtggatagagtaccagccctggattcagaaggacctgagttccaattcggcctcagacacttgacacttactagctgtgtgaccctcggcaagtcacttaaccccaattgcctcaccaaaaaaaaaaaaaaggaaagaaagaaagaaaataattaggtAATTATTTACTtgatgaaatattaaataattattagaaCAAAACTATTAGACAATTACAAACTTCCAATGATATGCAATCCACTAAATGGGAGGCCTAAGTGGAGCCTTAATTTCTTGTGTTTATGGTTAAGATTATCTaggactggaaaaagaaaaattgaggtcAACCActattaaaattttactttctttttctacctgtaattatttcacttttgcttTATGTATTTAGATACTATGCCAATAGGTGCttacatatttattattgttattaatttatcATCTGTGGTAACTTTCAGTAAAATGAAATTTCtatgcttatctcttttaatcatatCTATTTTTACAATTGCTTTGCTTGAAATGATGACTCTTGTCCTttctacttcagctgaagtataaaaggttcttctccattcccttattttaattctgtgtaaaTAGtcgtttttttggtggggcaatgagggttaaatgatttgcccaaggtcacacagcaagtaagtgtcaagagtctgcggccggatttgaacacaggttctcctgaatccagagtcagtgctttatccactgtgctacctaactgccccctaaatcttcatgttttaaaaatgtttactatttttttaaaaaaacataacattggcttctgctttctaatccattcttctatcttctttttctttttttattttatgaatgagttTAGCCCATTTATATTCATAGTTATGATCATTGTGTGtttttctattcctattctcttatactttcctttctcttttttctgcctaatcctttttatatattatgcTCCTGGTTGAGCTTATACTATTACAGAACTCCATGATATATCAAACATCTGGGCAACTAAAGGAGATAAACAAAGAACACAGTAAGGCAGGCTGCCGAATATTACCAACAATGATTTGCGGGCAAGGAGTAATGCAAAATATAGAATGCAGGAAATAATCAGAGAAGATAGGGGGATTGTCATGGAATGAAAGCAAACAATTAAAAATGGACAGTCTGAGTACTACACTGGTACCCATGAAATGTTAAAAGACATGGAGAAAGACCACCAGTATACTTGGTAGATCTTCTATGGAGAACCTATGgtatttcagggaaaaaattcACACAGAATGTTATGCCATAGATGACTCACAGGCTGCATAGGTGGAATGAATATCCcatgaatgaaattaaaaatattttaatgtctaGATATGGCACCATAAAAATAATCTTGGgaaagatggcaaaaaaaaaaaaaagaaatggactatCTCAGAGTTCTCTGGAATATAAAATGATTGAAAATCCCATGAAAACTTGCTGTACCTCAAGAAGTCCTCTGTAGCTTCCCCCAGAATGCAAAATTAGATCTCTTAGGTGATCCATAAAGAAACAGGAAGATGTCAGGGACATGTTCCATCTTGCCATTTGAGAACTCTGTTTTCATACTATGGCTGCACTTTCCTGTCTCTGTGGTCACCAACACCTCTGTGTATTTAAATTTTAGGATTGctgctggggttttttgtttgttttgttttgtgttttgactaatgttgagtaCATGGTAGAGTCATTACTTATTTTGAACCCTAATCCCCAAGGAACCTTTTGTTTGTGTACTTGATTAATTCCCCATACACCTTTTTTCAGATTAAACAGATAAAATGAGAACTCATCTCCTTACCCAGAACATGTCAGTCCTTCTTATCTGAAGGATACAGAAGCAAGTGCTGacattatcttcctttttccagAAGTCTCAGCTTCCTTTCAGCTAGCTTCATGGCAAGATTTCTGACTCTTAAAAATGGTACAAgatctctaattattaatgaattTAGAGTTAGTTATGAGAGAGGTTACCCCAGTAGCTTTGGGTATTCTAGGAAATGGGAATCACACAAACAGTTGCCTGTAAATTAACATCCTGGAATGCAGAGAtagtttggggggaaaaaatgtcCACAGAGTCAGGATCTGTAAATTAAACCTGTAAAGATCATTccagatcatttaatccaacctcacTACTTGCAGGTGAGGAACTTGGGactcagagaagtcaagtgatttatcTAACTTCACACAAGtcattaataatagctagaagTTGACCTTCCAATCACACCATGCTCCCACCATTTCCCTCCAATCTATTTGCAGCTTTGAAGGACACCAGGAACTTTGGAGGTTATTCTGGTCGCTGATGCCATGAAGCACTCTCAGAAATGTAAGTATGGCAACAATTTATAAAGACACATATTTTCCTGATTTTGGATCTAGCATGATCAAATTTATCTAGCTATTTCCCATACAAAAGGCATTTGGgtaatgcagtagatagaacactggaactGAAGTCAAGAAATCCTCAATTTAAATCCTTgttcagacactaactatgtgaccttggacaaatcatttcatttgtgtctgcctcaagttcctcaactgtgaaatgaggataataacacacctacctcctagagttgttgaaAGAaccaaataagatcatatttgtaaagcactcagcacattgcctgacagtaatatatctttatttctttctttccttgaaagATCCAATGGTCAGACCCACCTTTTCCAATTTCCAAACCTTTAAGAATTAGTAgggctgggggcggctaggtggtgcagtggataaagcaccggccctggattcaggagtatctaagttcaaatccggcctcagacacttgacacttactagctgtgtgaacctgggcaagtcacttaacccccattgccccgcaacaacaaaaaaaaaggattagtaGGGCTATTTCAAAGAAATATTCAACCAAGATTTTTGAGATATTACATTTTACATGGACTAGGAAGACCTTTGAATGTAGTACTTTCATTAGAGTTGGGTCATGGAGACAGCAGCACTGACGGTACTTGCTTATTTGATTTGGGGGGTGTTACAAAAGCTTCCCCTTTTCTCCAAACTTCCTTCAGAAATACCACTATGGCACATACTTCCAAAAATTCCACAAGTAAAGATATTTCCTCCTATGACAATAATTCCATTGTttaaaaacacatgaaaaaaaaccctgtaaccggggtagctaggtgacacagtggataaagcactagccctggactcaaaagggcctgagtccaaatctggcctcagacacttgacacttactagctgtgtgaccctgagcaagtcacttaaccttcattgccccaccaaaaaaaaaatgcaaccatGAGTTATTACTTTAAGAAAAATTCTATCTGAAATAGCTCATTTAACCACActagaaggagagaagaaatgtaatataacaaagaatttaagttttaaaagtaGGACATTGTATCAACATTTTCAATAAACCCTGAAACATCTTATCACATCTTTCAAGAGAGAAAGAATTCTAGGTTTTTCTAGGAAATTAGCAACCCATTCACCACGTGAAATTACTCCCTTAGGAAGAACCATTGCTTACATCTTTTGTGAACTCATTTACATAGGATTGTgggatgtagagctggaaggaacctggaGAATAATGTAGTACACGATCGTTCCATatagcagataaagaaactgtggCCCAAAGAAATGAACAACTTTGCACAAGATGAAAAAACTTTAAGAACAGAAGCTgaatttgaaactaggtcttctgatttccaGCGGACATCTTTTCAGACATGACAGCTACAGAAAGTAGGCTCCtgtcacatgcaaaaaaaaaaaaaaagtgatggaaggAATTTCACAGACGACCAGAGCCAGGCCGTATTTGAGACAGTAAGGGGAAAACCTCAGGCAGACAAAGGGAACTAGAAGCAGGAATAGCAGGGAGAGGGAGTCTGGAGGGCCCCACAATATTCCTCAAAGCAGGGGTTCTTACCATCTTAGATTAAAGATTCCTAACTCTTCCTTGAGAAAGTGTACAAGAAAAAgataccaaaaaaattttatgtaCAATTGAGTACAGAAAGAAAGGTGAACTCATGATTTGAGACATAGAGGAGGTCGTTTTCAATCAGCCCAGAGTAAAAAAATAATAGTCATATGCCTCACATTTAAGGTTTATGAAAGTTTTTTTCTCAAAACATACTtgtgcaaaaaaatttttaaacatccCTGTGCAATAAGCAGTACAGGTGCTgcaacccccattttacagacagggaaacagaTTCAGAGTCAGTCTTATTGCAGACCCAGTAGAAGTCACCTCCAGGATTCGAaactaggtctcctgactccaagttcagctctCTAGGGTGTGACTAAGGAAAAGGGGCAATAAAGAGCTTTGAGGGAAGATGGATGAaatagaagagagacagaaaactaTGTTTGAAAGGGCAAAAGATGTTCATTCTAAAGATACACGGAAAGAATCAATCCTAAtagaatccagaaaaaaaagtggaatatAAAGAAGTAACAATATTTAAGACAAACCTTACATGAGCTgcttgtttcctctttctttccaactGCCATGACTATCACTTTATCTCCATCCTCTTCTTCAGACTGAACCTCCTCCTTTCTATTCTGTGTGCAGGTCCATCAGAATTCAAAAGGCAAGGATGAGAAATCACACAGGGATTACATTATTCATTCTGCATGGACTGACAGATGACCCACAACTGCaggttttcctttttatctttctgtttctcaaCTACATGTTGAGTATAATGGGGAACCTGACCATCATCTCCCTCACCTTGGTGGATCCCCACCTGAAAACtcccatgtatttttttctcagaaaCTTCTCCTTCTTAGAAGTCTCATTTACTACTGCCTGTATTCCCAGGTACCTCTATAGCATGTCAACTGGGGACAATACCATTTCCCGTGATGCTTGCTTCGCCCaaatattttttgtcatcttactTGGGGCATCAGAGTTCTTTCTTCTGGCTACCATGTCCTATGATCGCTATGTGGCCATCTGCAAACCTCTGCATTACACAACAATCATGAACAGCAAAGTCTGTAACCAGCTCCTACTGGGTTCCTGGCTGTCTGGGCTGATGATCATCCTCCCACCACTTAGCCTGGGTCTCCAGATGGAATTCTGTGACTCCAATGTCATTGACCATTTTGGCTGTGATGCATTTCCTCTCTTGAAGATTGTGTGCTCAGACACAGAATTCATAGAGATGATGGTCTTAATTTTTGCTGTGTTGACACTCATCATCACCTTATTCTTAGTGGTATTGTCCTATGCCTACATAATCAGGACAGTTCTCAGATTCCCTTCTGCCCAGCAAAGGCAAAAGGCCTTTTCCACCTGTTCCTCTCACATTATTGTTGTCTCCATCACCTATGGCAGTTGcatcttcatgtatttgaagcCTTCTGCAAAGGAAGGAGTGGCTTTGAACAAGGTGGTATCAGTACTAACAACATCTGTCACCCCCGTGATGAACCCCTTTATTTACACTCTGAGGAATAAGCAAGTCATACAAGCCTTTAAAGATTTAGTTAAAAGGGTTGTGTTTCTCTCAAAGCAGTAAGAAGTCAAGATGCCAAAGGCAAAAGCTTTCCAAGATTTTGCAACTCTTTGCTATTTTCCTTGTTAATCATCCCTTAACTATAGGCTAGCCAGTTTAACTTTCCAGCCGATATTTCCATTCTGGGAGAAcagaacacagagagagacagagacagagacagagagaaacagaaagagagagagagagagagagagagagagagagagagagagagagagagagagatccattttcctcctctcttatCAGCATCTGCCCTGCTTTCTGGCACTTCATTCACCTCTTTCCCCAGGAAAGCATTTCCCTCTACCTGTATGTTCAGGCACACCTGCCCTCCAAGACTAATTCTTGCCTTGGCATAACATAGCAACAGTAAAGCCGAGATTGAAAAAGTCAtagaatccaggggcagctagatggcacagtggataaagcactcattGCTTtatccggccctggagtccggagtacctgagttcaaatccagcttcagacacttgacacttactacctgtgtgaccctgggcaagtcacttaaccctcattgccctgcgaaaaaaaaaaaagattaaaaaaaaagaaaaggtcatagAATCCAAAACCTTTCTAGTCAGAAAGTTCTTTAGAAGTCATGGAGTCCGATTACTTTGTACCAAAATAAATTGCTTTCTTATTGCCATTTCTCATACCTGTTTGCAATCTTTCTTGCCTAGATTCTATCTTTTATGCTTAAATCTCCTTTCCACTATCACTCATCCTTTGTTAGCCCATTTCCCTGTctggttttcttgtttttcctgaCTAATTAATCAACCTTCTGGTCCATTTCCTCTCatgatttctctgatttttatCATCACTTCCCTGTCTCCTCCAGATTGAAGCATCAACTTCTTCTCAGAGATCCTAGTACAACTTAATTATGGCTGTCCTGTGCActtatgtattcttttttattgtaatttGCACTATAACTCTATATGTACCTTTCCTCCCTCCATAAAGAAATTAGAAGCTCCTCGGGACCAGATTTATGGATTACATAATTCATGATACCCTGGAGCATGCAGCTAAGTCCTTTGTACATTCTAGAaattcaataaaatgtatttaaatggaACTGGTCAATGGGACAAAATACTGAAGTTATCTTCTGGCAAAAGGTATCAGAGTCCAGGTAAGCCAAGCCCACATCACAGCAGGAGAGAAGATTAGACCAGCATTCAGGCAGCATTCACTTCTTATGGGATAAAAACATTCCATTTCACTTCATGGTCAATGTGTATACACACCACAGCTTGTGGTTGGTATGAGGGTAAATAAGACATTGCCATTGCACTCCAGGTACTTAAAATCTGGTTGAGCTGAAAATTCAGGGGTATAACTTAAtggaatgaaaatttttaaaagtaagttcATAGAAGAAGTACAAAGTGTTTTTCCATGGATGAGCTTGTTTTCATATATGCAAGGATTAGGGAAGGTTTCAGGGGGAAGATGGCATCTGAAGTAGATACTTATTCAATAGGCAGAGAAGATGAAATGGAAATCTGATGTGGATCCCAGGCTTGgaaaaaaactgagacagattACCACCATTTTTCTCCTGACTGGTTCTATGCTGTCAATATAGGCTATTCACTTCTCTCAATATTTGAAACTTTGAGCTAATATAGTGAAGTCAGAACATTCAAAGTATTATCCATGAGCAAAACTTCACTATGATTTGTCAAAGAATAGGGGTAGATTTAGGTATTTCCCAGGAAACACCAGCAAGCTTCTGTAACTTGGAAGACTCAGAGGTCAATGTTAGCATCTACAAAGATTCAAGTATGATCTTTCAGAGTTTGACAAGCACAGCTGAGTCAAATGCACTTGATTCAAAGAGCAGACATGGCTTCTGTAGCCAAAGGAAATTACCAGAGGTAGACTTCTGAGGCCACCCAGAAAGCATGACTGACTTTTGttactctgttgttgttgttgttgttgttgttgttgttgttgttgttgttcagtcctgtctgactctctgtgaccccatttggggtattcttggcaaagatactggagtggtttgtcattttttttctccagcccaTTTAACCAAGGATTTCCATGGCCACCTGGAGGACAAGGTGAGCAATCATGAGATGGGGTATAGTGTACTTTCAATCTCACCATTGGGTAGCAAACAGGACCGATTTAAGCAGTAAAGGATATACTTGAAAGCGTCATATCAAAGGCTGGATATGGGGTAGGCCAGAGAACAGTAGAACTCAGGCCAGATGTACATTGGTCACAGTAGAGCGGGGGCCTGGGATCAAAGCAGAGTCAAAATGAAGCCATTTCCTAATAACAAAGAGCAGAGTCAGGCAGGATCTTGGAAAATTAGGTGAGTAAACAAGGTTTGAAAGTCAATTTAAGAGGcagcagaggcaagatggcagaggaaaggcagtaaactctcgaactcatgacacaatcacctcaaaaaacatccaaataatgccataggacaattcttggaacagaaaaacccacagaagaatgtactgaaatcatcttccaaccaaggatggcttggaaggtgggaaggagggaactgctgtgctgagacaggagtggagctcaaccccagagtcaccctgacacagatccagtcacaggaaggcctcgccagagaaagagatgcccagagcc
It encodes the following:
- the LOC122728622 gene encoding olfactory receptor 6C2-like — its product is MRNHTGITLFILHGLTDDPQLQVFLFIFLFLNYMLSIMGNLTIISLTLVDPHLKTPMYFFLRNFSFLEVSFTTACIPRYLYSMSTGDNTISRDACFAQIFFVILLGASEFFLLATMSYDRYVAICKPLHYTTIMNSKVCNQLLLGSWLSGLMIILPPLSLGLQMEFCDSNVIDHFGCDAFPLLKIVCSDTEFIEMMVLIFAVLTLIITLFLVVLSYAYIIRTVLRFPSAQQRQKAFSTCSSHIIVVSITYGSCIFMYLKPSAKEGVALNKVVSVLTTSVTPVMNPFIYTLRNKQVIQAFKDLVKRVVFLSKQ